One segment of Pseudomonas pohangensis DNA contains the following:
- the aroB gene encoding 3-dehydroquinate synthase produces the protein MQTLHVDLAERSYPIYIGSAVLGSKEIFSKHIHGTQVAIVSNQTVAPLYLKALQSALEGYSLATVILPDGEAYKNWETLQLIFDGLLDARFDRKSTLIALGGGVIGDMAGFAAACYQRGINFIQVPTTLLSQVDSSVGGKTGINHPLGKNMIGAFYQPMAVLIDIDTLATLPRRELCAGLAEVIKYGLICDQQFLGWLEVNIEKILALDPSFVTEAVEKSCAAKARVVALDERESGLREILNLGHTFGHAIETHMGYGVWLHGEAVAAGTVMALEMSRRLGFIGAEVRDRGIRLLQRAELPVVPPAEMRAEHFMEHMAVDKKVQAGRVRFVLLRQLGDAVVVGEYPEKILHDTLVADYRAIVRQL, from the coding sequence ATGCAGACTCTTCACGTCGATCTCGCCGAGCGCAGTTACCCTATTTACATAGGGTCGGCTGTGCTTGGCAGCAAAGAGATATTTTCCAAGCATATTCACGGTACCCAGGTTGCGATTGTCAGCAACCAGACTGTGGCACCCTTGTATCTGAAGGCCCTGCAGTCAGCGCTTGAGGGCTATAGTCTGGCCACTGTTATCTTGCCTGACGGTGAAGCCTACAAAAACTGGGAAACGCTGCAACTGATCTTTGATGGATTGCTGGATGCGCGGTTTGATCGAAAATCCACGCTGATTGCCTTGGGTGGCGGTGTCATCGGTGACATGGCAGGCTTTGCCGCGGCCTGCTACCAGCGCGGAATCAATTTCATTCAGGTGCCTACGACCTTGCTTTCCCAGGTGGATTCTTCTGTGGGTGGAAAGACCGGGATTAATCACCCGCTAGGCAAGAATATGATCGGAGCCTTTTATCAACCCATGGCTGTGTTGATTGATATTGATACTCTGGCAACCCTGCCCAGGCGCGAGCTCTGTGCGGGATTAGCCGAAGTAATCAAGTATGGATTGATCTGTGATCAGCAGTTTCTTGGATGGCTGGAAGTCAATATAGAAAAAATTCTGGCTCTGGATCCGTCATTTGTGACTGAGGCTGTTGAAAAATCCTGCGCTGCAAAGGCCCGTGTCGTTGCGCTTGATGAGCGAGAGTCGGGCTTGCGGGAAATCCTTAATCTTGGACATACCTTTGGCCATGCCATAGAGACGCACATGGGCTACGGGGTCTGGTTGCATGGCGAGGCTGTAGCAGCAGGTACAGTCATGGCCTTGGAGATGTCGCGTCGTCTGGGCTTCATAGGTGCTGAAGTCAGGGATCGCGGCATTCGCCTGCTCCAGCGGGCGGAACTTCCCGTAGTGCCGCCAGCCGAAATGCGAGCTGAGCACTTTATGGAGCACATGGCTGTAGATAAAAAAGTACAGGCTGGGCGTGTCAGATTTGTTCTGTTGCGCCAACTCGGTGATGCTGTTGTGGTGGGCGAATACCCCGAAAAGATATTGCATGACACTTTGGTCGCCGACTATCGGGCCATAGTTAGGCAGCTATAA
- a CDS encoding SPOR domain-containing protein, with product MTSLHADDAFLSYYQFSHDPFTPRVPGFKFYPAQRKSVLGQLHHLARYGQLLLLVTGPKGSGKTLLRQALVASTNKQSVQSLVLSGKECSTAADVLAQTARGVEASSASLAAILARAGQLALTGQEEYLLVDDAGLLEDQALEALLALAAGNGEGRLHVFLFGEAALAERLDSLSPDAEGFHRIELQPYTDTETREYLAQRLEGAGQAIDLLTDEQIEDIHAQSGGWPGAINLVARETLVDAMLADRGESNSRGFSFRLPRKHLLALTVACVAVIGVWFMNNEKPQPQQAVSLPAGEHQPAEANTSDSAVEFSTQSQSANPVIREPLALASGEADADEPGEMTSQTDTGESTSAADADALASVPLPLPAKPMEAVSIPEDTQSTKTAPVPDSAASSLPVQPSAAVKVEPPPVVKPVEKAVTPAVSAVKSVTPAVPVGTAWYSAQSPERFALQVLGTRSEDSARALVKQNGNEYHYYVKAHQGGNLYVVTYGVFSSRAAADAALKTLPAKLQAGKPWAKTFRSIQQEMLKGR from the coding sequence ATGACCAGTTTGCATGCTGATGACGCCTTTCTGAGTTATTACCAGTTCAGCCATGACCCGTTTACCCCGCGCGTTCCGGGGTTCAAGTTTTATCCCGCGCAGCGTAAGTCTGTGCTGGGGCAACTGCACCACTTGGCTCGTTATGGCCAGTTATTGTTATTGGTTACCGGCCCCAAAGGCAGCGGCAAGACGCTGCTGCGCCAGGCGCTGGTTGCCAGCACCAATAAACAGTCGGTTCAAAGCCTGGTGCTGTCGGGGAAGGAGTGTTCCACCGCAGCGGATGTGTTGGCCCAGACTGCGAGGGGAGTTGAGGCAAGTTCAGCTTCGTTAGCGGCAATTCTCGCGCGTGCAGGTCAGCTGGCATTAACGGGGCAAGAGGAGTATTTGCTGGTTGATGATGCTGGTCTGCTGGAAGATCAGGCGCTTGAAGCATTGCTTGCACTGGCTGCAGGGAATGGCGAGGGTCGTCTGCACGTATTCCTCTTTGGCGAGGCAGCGCTGGCCGAGCGGCTGGACAGCCTTTCCCCAGATGCGGAGGGCTTTCATCGTATCGAGTTGCAGCCCTATACCGACACGGAAACGCGCGAGTATCTTGCACAGCGGCTGGAGGGGGCGGGACAAGCCATAGATCTGCTTACGGATGAACAGATTGAAGATATTCATGCGCAGTCAGGTGGCTGGCCTGGGGCAATAAATCTTGTTGCCAGAGAGACGCTGGTTGATGCCATGCTGGCTGATAGGGGTGAAAGCAACTCGCGCGGCTTCTCGTTCAGATTGCCCCGTAAGCACTTGCTGGCACTGACTGTTGCATGCGTTGCAGTCATCGGTGTGTGGTTCATGAATAATGAAAAGCCGCAGCCTCAGCAGGCTGTTTCTTTACCTGCAGGCGAACACCAGCCTGCAGAGGCTAATACCTCTGATTCAGCGGTCGAATTTAGTACCCAGTCACAATCGGCTAACCCGGTAATTAGAGAGCCGCTGGCTCTGGCGTCCGGTGAGGCAGACGCTGACGAGCCGGGAGAAATGACGAGCCAGACGGATACAGGCGAAAGCACTTCTGCAGCCGATGCTGATGCGCTAGCCAGTGTACCTTTGCCGCTGCCTGCCAAGCCGATGGAAGCGGTCAGCATTCCAGAGGACACCCAGAGTACTAAAACTGCTCCCGTTCCGGATAGTGCGGCGAGCAGCTTGCCGGTACAGCCTTCCGCTGCGGTAAAAGTTGAGCCGCCACCAGTTGTAAAGCCCGTGGAAAAAGCGGTCACTCCTGCAGTCTCGGCCGTCAAGTCAGTGACGCCGGCGGTTCCGGTTGGAACCGCATGGTATAGCGCCCAGTCACCCGAGCGTTTTGCCTTGCAGGTGCTGGGCACGCGAAGTGAAGATAGCGCCAGGGCTTTGGTAAAGCAAAACGGCAACGAATATCATTACTACGTTAAAGCGCATCAGGGCGGTAACCTGTACGTAGTTACCTATGGCGTGTTTTCCAGTCGTGCCGCTGCTGACGCAGCGCTGAAAACCCTTCCGGCAAAATTGCAGGCTGGCAAACCCTGGGCGAAAACATTCCGCAGCATCCAGCAAGAGATGCTCAAGGGGCGTTGA
- a CDS encoding FAD-dependent oxidoreductase, giving the protein MAERLNNDFQFIEVGRKDPKKKLLRQRKKEFVEIYENFKPLVAADQAHRCLGCGNPYCEWKCPVHNYIPNWLKLVAEGNILAAAELCHQTNTLPEVCGRVCPQDRLCEGACTLNDGFGAVTIGSVEKYITDTAFAMGWRPDLSSVIPTGKKVAIIGAGPAGLGCADILARSGVTPVVFDRNPEIGGLLTFGIPEFKLEKTVLSRRREIFAGMGIEFRLNTEVGRDISVQQLLDEYDAVFMGMGTYTYMKGGFPGEEMPGVYDALDFLVANVNRNLGFEKAPEDFIDMKGKRVVVLGGGDTAMDCNRTSIRQVAKSVTCAYRRDEANMPGSRKEVKNAREEGVKFLYNRQPIAIVGEGSVEGVKVVETRLGEPDARGRRSPEPIPGSEEIIPADAVLIAFGFRPSPAPWFEEFAIQTDSQGRVVAPEAARFKHQTSNPKIFAGGDMVRGSDLVVTAIFEGRNAAEGILDYLGV; this is encoded by the coding sequence ATGGCTGAACGTCTGAACAATGACTTCCAGTTCATCGAGGTCGGACGCAAAGACCCGAAGAAGAAACTCTTGCGCCAGCGCAAGAAGGAATTCGTCGAGATTTACGAGAACTTCAAGCCGCTGGTGGCAGCTGATCAGGCCCACCGTTGCCTGGGCTGCGGCAACCCCTATTGCGAATGGAAGTGCCCGGTCCACAACTACATTCCCAACTGGCTCAAGCTGGTCGCCGAGGGCAACATTCTGGCTGCTGCCGAATTGTGCCACCAGACCAACACGCTGCCGGAAGTCTGTGGTCGCGTATGCCCGCAGGATCGCCTGTGTGAAGGTGCCTGCACGCTGAACGACGGTTTTGGCGCGGTGACCATCGGCTCGGTGGAGAAATACATTACCGATACCGCCTTTGCCATGGGCTGGCGTCCGGATCTGTCCAGTGTCATACCTACAGGCAAGAAGGTAGCCATAATCGGTGCCGGCCCGGCCGGTCTGGGCTGCGCGGATATTCTGGCGCGTAGCGGCGTCACCCCGGTGGTGTTTGACCGCAACCCGGAAATCGGCGGCTTGCTGACCTTCGGTATCCCGGAGTTCAAGCTGGAAAAAACGGTACTGTCACGCCGTCGCGAAATTTTCGCCGGCATGGGTATCGAGTTCCGCCTGAATACCGAAGTCGGCCGCGACATCAGCGTCCAGCAACTGCTCGATGAATACGATGCGGTGTTCATGGGCATGGGCACCTACACCTACATGAAGGGCGGTTTCCCCGGCGAAGAGATGCCCGGTGTGTACGATGCGCTGGACTTCCTGGTGGCCAACGTCAATCGCAATCTCGGCTTCGAGAAAGCCCCCGAAGACTTCATCGACATGAAAGGCAAGCGTGTGGTGGTGCTCGGTGGTGGCGATACGGCGATGGACTGTAACCGCACCTCGATTCGCCAGGTCGCCAAGTCGGTGACCTGCGCCTATCGCCGCGACGAAGCCAACATGCCGGGTTCGCGCAAGGAAGTTAAGAATGCCCGCGAAGAGGGCGTCAAGTTCCTCTACAACCGCCAGCCGATTGCGATTGTCGGTGAAGGCTCGGTAGAGGGTGTCAAGGTCGTTGAAACTCGCCTTGGCGAGCCGGATGCACGTGGGCGCCGCAGTCCGGAACCGATCCCGGGCTCCGAGGAAATCATTCCCGCCGACGCGGTACTGATTGCCTTTGGTTTCCGCCCGAGTCCGGCGCCGTGGTTTGAGGAGTTTGCCATTCAGACCGACAGTCAGGGACGGGTAGTGGCACCGGAAGCAGCCAGGTTCAAGCACCAGACCAGCAATCCGAAGATTTTTGCCGGCGGCGACATGGTGCGCGGCTCGGATCTGGTGGTCACGGCGATTTTCGAGGGCCGCAATGCTGCCGAGGGAATTCTGGACTATCTGGGCGTCTGA
- the gltB gene encoding glutamate synthase large subunit, which translates to MKAGLYHPDEFKDNCGFGLISHMQGEASHHLLQTAIEALTCMTHRGGINADGKTGDGCGLLIQKPDLFLRAKALEHFSAELPAQYAVGMVFLNQDPARADVARENMNREILAAGLQLIGWRSVPVDSSVLGRLALEGLPQIEQVFIGGEGLSDQEFAVKLFVARRRSSVANATDKEHFICSFSHKTLIYKGLMMPADLQQFYPDLGDERLQTAICVFHQRFSTNTLPKWPLAQPFRFLAHNGEINTITGNRNWAQARRSKFANDLLGNLDDLGPLVNRVGSDSSSMDNMLELMVTGGMDLFRGLRMIIPPAWQNVESMGADLRAFYEFNSLKMEPWDGPAGVVMTDGRYAVCLLDRNGLRPARWVTTKNGYITLASEVGVWNYQPDEVIAKGRVGPGQILAVDTETGQILQSDDIDNRLKSRHPYKQWLRKSALRIQAALDEDNGASSYDGDQLKQYMKMFQVTFEERDQVLRPLAEQGQEAVGSMGDDTPMAVLSQRIRSPFDYFRQQFAQVTNPPIDPLRESIVMSLETCLGAEHNIFDEAPEHANHLILSSPVVSPAKWRTLMNLQRPGFEREHIDLNYAEELGLEAAVRAIADQAEQAVRAGKVLLVLSDREIAPGKLPVHAALAVGAAHHRLVEQGLRCDCNILVETATARDPHHFAVLCGFGASAVYPYLAYELLADLVRNGEVLGDLHEVFKYYRKGISKGLLKVLSKMGISTIASYRGAQLFEAVGLADEVVELSFRGVASRIKGARFVDLEAEQKMLAQEAWSTRRPIQQGGLLKFVHGGEYHAYNPDVVTMLQMAVQQADYARFKEYTALVDNRPVSMLRDLLQVKLADQPIPLDQVEPLGAILQRFDSAGISLGALSPEAHEAIAAAMNQLGARSNSGEGGEDPARYGTNRSSKIKQVATGRFGVTPEYLVNAEVLQIKVAQGAKPGEGGQLPGGKVNGLIARLRYAVPGVTLISPPPHHDIYSIEDLAQLIFDLKQVNPQALVSVKLVAEHGVGTIAAGVAKAYADLITISGYDGGTGASPLSSIKYAGSPWELGLAETHQTLRGNDLRGKVRVQTDGGLKTGLDVIKAAILGAESFGFGTAPMIALGCKYLRICHLNNCATGIATQNEKLRKDHYIGTVDMVVNFFTFLAEETREWLARLGVRSLEELIGRTDLLEMLPGETGKQRNLDLSPLLGSAHIAADKPQFCEVERNPPFDQGLLAEKMVDLARSAIANKSGGEFSLDICNCDRSIGARVSGEIARQHGNQGMSAAPITFRFNGTAGQSFGVWNAGGLNLYLQGDANDYVGKGMTGGKLVIAPPPGSSFQTQESAIVGNTCLYGATGGKLFAAGTAGERFAVRNSGAHAVVEGTGDHCCEYMTGGFVCVLGKTGYNFGSGMTGGFAYVLDLDNSFVDLVNHELVEIQRISSEAMEAYRSHLESVLREYVEETASTWGANLIENLDDYLRKFWLVKPKAASLKSLLTSTRANPQ; encoded by the coding sequence ATGAAAGCAGGTCTTTATCATCCTGATGAGTTCAAGGATAACTGCGGCTTCGGCCTGATTTCCCATATGCAGGGTGAGGCCAGTCACCACTTGCTGCAAACGGCTATCGAAGCGCTGACCTGTATGACGCATCGGGGCGGGATCAACGCCGATGGCAAGACGGGTGACGGTTGTGGCCTGCTGATTCAGAAGCCCGACCTGTTCCTGCGGGCCAAGGCGCTAGAGCACTTTTCCGCCGAATTGCCAGCGCAATATGCCGTGGGTATGGTCTTTCTGAATCAGGATCCGGCCAGGGCAGATGTTGCGCGCGAGAACATGAATCGCGAGATTCTGGCTGCCGGGTTGCAATTGATTGGCTGGCGCAGTGTGCCGGTTGACAGTTCGGTGCTGGGACGCCTCGCCCTTGAAGGCCTGCCGCAGATCGAGCAGGTTTTCATTGGTGGTGAGGGGCTGAGTGATCAGGAGTTCGCCGTCAAACTGTTTGTGGCCCGGCGTCGCTCATCTGTGGCCAATGCAACGGATAAAGAACACTTCATCTGCAGTTTTTCGCACAAGACCCTTATCTACAAGGGTCTGATGATGCCGGCGGACCTGCAACAGTTTTACCCAGATCTGGGTGATGAGCGGTTGCAGACCGCGATCTGCGTGTTCCACCAGCGCTTCTCCACCAACACGCTGCCCAAGTGGCCGCTGGCCCAGCCCTTCCGCTTTCTGGCGCACAACGGCGAAATCAATACCATTACCGGCAACCGCAACTGGGCACAGGCCCGTCGCAGCAAGTTTGCCAACGATCTGCTTGGCAATCTGGATGATCTGGGTCCGCTGGTCAACCGGGTGGGTTCGGATTCGTCCAGCATGGATAACATGCTGGAGTTGATGGTGACTGGCGGCATGGACCTGTTTCGCGGTCTGCGCATGATCATTCCGCCGGCCTGGCAGAACGTTGAAAGCATGGGGGCCGATCTAAGGGCGTTCTACGAGTTCAACTCGCTGAAAATGGAGCCCTGGGATGGTCCGGCAGGTGTGGTAATGACCGACGGCCGCTATGCCGTGTGCCTGCTGGATCGCAACGGTTTGCGGCCTGCGCGCTGGGTCACCACCAAGAATGGCTATATCACACTGGCTTCAGAAGTTGGCGTGTGGAATTACCAGCCAGACGAAGTGATTGCCAAGGGCCGTGTTGGCCCCGGCCAGATTCTCGCGGTTGATACTGAAACCGGGCAGATCCTGCAGTCCGATGACATCGATAATCGCCTCAAGTCCCGCCACCCCTACAAGCAGTGGTTGCGTAAAAGTGCCCTGCGTATCCAGGCTGCGCTGGATGAGGATAACGGTGCTTCCAGTTACGATGGCGACCAGTTAAAGCAATACATGAAGATGTTCCAGGTCACCTTTGAGGAGCGTGACCAGGTGCTGCGTCCGCTGGCCGAACAGGGTCAGGAAGCGGTCGGCTCCATGGGTGATGACACACCGATGGCGGTATTGTCGCAACGCATACGTTCGCCCTTTGATTATTTTCGTCAGCAATTTGCCCAGGTAACCAACCCGCCGATCGACCCGCTGCGGGAATCTATCGTGATGTCGCTGGAGACTTGCCTGGGTGCCGAGCACAATATTTTTGACGAGGCTCCCGAGCACGCCAATCACCTGATTCTCAGTTCACCGGTGGTTTCTCCGGCGAAGTGGCGGACGCTGATGAATCTGCAGCGTCCCGGTTTCGAGCGTGAGCATATTGATCTCAACTATGCAGAGGAGCTCGGCCTGGAGGCAGCGGTGCGGGCTATCGCTGATCAGGCCGAACAGGCCGTGCGTGCTGGCAAGGTTCTGCTGGTACTCAGTGACCGCGAAATTGCTCCGGGGAAACTGCCGGTGCACGCGGCACTGGCTGTTGGCGCGGCACATCACCGGCTGGTAGAGCAAGGCTTGCGTTGTGACTGCAATATTCTGGTAGAGACGGCTACTGCGCGTGATCCCCATCACTTTGCAGTGCTCTGCGGCTTTGGTGCCAGCGCCGTCTACCCCTATCTTGCTTATGAACTGCTTGCTGATCTGGTGCGTAATGGTGAGGTCCTCGGCGATTTGCATGAGGTCTTCAAGTATTACCGCAAAGGCATCTCCAAGGGTTTGCTGAAAGTCCTGTCCAAGATGGGGATTTCGACTATCGCCTCGTACCGTGGCGCCCAGCTTTTCGAGGCGGTGGGTTTGGCCGACGAAGTGGTGGAGTTGAGCTTTCGTGGTGTGGCCTCACGTATCAAGGGTGCGCGTTTCGTCGACCTGGAAGCCGAGCAGAAAATGCTGGCACAGGAAGCATGGAGCACGCGCCGGCCGATCCAGCAGGGCGGTCTGCTGAAGTTTGTCCACGGTGGGGAATACCACGCGTACAACCCCGACGTAGTGACCATGCTGCAGATGGCGGTCCAGCAAGCCGATTACGCGCGCTTCAAGGAATACACCGCGCTGGTCGATAACCGGCCGGTGTCCATGCTGCGTGATCTGCTGCAAGTGAAACTGGCTGACCAGCCAATCCCACTTGATCAGGTAGAGCCACTCGGCGCCATTCTGCAACGCTTTGATTCTGCAGGTATTTCTCTTGGTGCGCTGTCGCCTGAAGCACACGAAGCGATTGCCGCGGCGATGAATCAGCTGGGTGCGCGTTCCAACTCGGGTGAAGGTGGTGAAGACCCGGCCCGTTACGGCACCAATCGCAGTTCGAAGATCAAGCAGGTCGCCACCGGCCGCTTTGGCGTGACACCGGAATATCTGGTGAACGCCGAAGTGCTGCAGATCAAGGTGGCTCAGGGCGCCAAGCCCGGCGAAGGCGGCCAGCTGCCGGGTGGCAAGGTCAATGGCCTGATTGCCCGCCTGCGTTATGCCGTGCCGGGGGTGACACTGATTTCACCGCCGCCACACCATGACATTTATTCCATCGAGGATCTGGCGCAACTGATTTTTGACCTCAAGCAGGTCAATCCGCAGGCGCTGGTCTCGGTCAAGCTGGTGGCTGAACATGGCGTGGGTACCATCGCCGCGGGCGTGGCCAAGGCCTATGCCGACCTGATCACCATTTCCGGCTACGACGGTGGTACCGGTGCTTCACCGCTGAGTTCGATCAAGTACGCCGGCAGCCCCTGGGAACTCGGTCTGGCCGAGACCCATCAGACCCTGCGTGGCAACGACCTGCGCGGCAAGGTGCGGGTGCAAACCGATGGTGGCCTGAAAACAGGTCTGGACGTGATCAAGGCGGCCATTCTCGGTGCCGAAAGCTTCGGCTTCGGTACCGCGCCGATGATCGCGCTGGGTTGCAAATACCTGCGCATCTGTCATCTGAACAACTGTGCTACCGGTATCGCCACGCAGAACGAAAAGCTGCGCAAGGACCACTACATCGGAACTGTCGACATGGTGGTGAACTTCTTCACTTTCCTCGCCGAAGAAACCCGTGAGTGGCTGGCCAGGCTGGGGGTGCGCAGTCTGGAAGAGCTGATCGGGCGTACCGATCTGCTGGAAATGCTGCCTGGCGAGACCGGCAAGCAACGTAATCTGGATCTGAGCCCGTTGCTGGGTAGCGCGCATATTGCTGCCGACAAGCCGCAGTTCTGTGAAGTGGAGCGCAACCCCCCATTCGATCAGGGCCTGCTGGCCGAGAAGATGGTCGATCTGGCCCGTTCGGCGATTGCCAACAAGAGCGGTGGCGAGTTCAGTCTGGATATCTGCAACTGTGACCGTTCCATCGGCGCAAGGGTGTCGGGTGAAATTGCCCGGCAACATGGCAACCAGGGCATGTCGGCGGCGCCAATTACCTTCCGCTTCAACGGTACCGCGGGGCAGAGCTTCGGCGTGTGGAATGCCGGCGGCCTGAACCTGTACCTGCAGGGGGACGCCAACGACTACGTGGGCAAGGGCATGACCGGCGGCAAGCTGGTGATTGCGCCGCCACCGGGCAGTTCGTTCCAGACGCAGGAGTCAGCCATTGTCGGCAACACCTGTCTGTACGGTGCGACCGGCGGCAAGCTGTTCGCAGCCGGTACGGCTGGCGAGCGCTTTGCCGTGCGTAACTCCGGTGCCCATGCGGTAGTCGAGGGTACCGGCGACCATTGTTGTGAATACATGACGGGTGGTTTTGTCTGCGTACTGGGCAAGACCGGTTACAACTTCGGTTCGGGTATGACCGGTGGTTTTGCCTACGTACTTGATCTGGACAACTCCTTCGTCGATCTGGTCAATCATGAGCTGGTGGAAATACAGCGCATCAGCAGTGAGGCCATGGAGGCTTACCGCAGCCACCTGGAGTCGGTGTTGCGCGAGTATGTCGAGGAGACTGCCAGTACCTGGGGCGCCAATCTGATAGAGAACCTGGACGATTACCTGCGCAAGTTCTGGCTGGTCAAACCAAAGGCTGCCAGCCTGAAGTCGCTGCTCACCAGCACCCGGGCCAACCCGCAGTAA
- the hemE gene encoding uroporphyrinogen decarboxylase, translated as MTLLKNDRFLRALLKQPVDVTPVWMMRQAGRYLPEYRASRARAGDFMSLMQNPQFACEVTLQPLDRYPLDAAILFSDILTIPDAMGQGLYFETGEGPRFRKVISSAADIDALPIPDPEQDLGYVMDAVRTIRSALNGRVPLIGFSGSPWTLATYMVEGGSSKDFRKSKALLYDNPQAMHRLLDKLAQAVTAYLNGQIRAGAQAVQIFDTWGGNLSSAAYQEFSLAYMQKIVSGLLREHEGRRVPVILFTKNGGLWLESMADTGAEALGLDWSCDIGQARARVGDRVALQGNMDPTVLYAKPAAIRSEVGRILASYGAGSGHVFNLGHGITPEVDPAHAGAFIEAVHELSGQYH; from the coding sequence ATGACTTTGCTGAAAAACGATCGTTTTCTGCGTGCCTTGCTCAAGCAGCCTGTGGATGTCACGCCGGTATGGATGATGCGCCAGGCCGGTCGCTATTTGCCTGAATACCGCGCCAGCCGGGCCAGGGCCGGTGATTTCATGAGCCTGATGCAGAATCCGCAATTCGCCTGTGAAGTGACCCTGCAGCCACTGGATCGCTATCCGCTGGATGCGGCCATCCTGTTCTCGGACATCCTGACCATCCCCGACGCCATGGGCCAGGGTTTGTACTTTGAAACCGGCGAAGGGCCGCGCTTCAGAAAGGTCATCAGCAGTGCCGCGGATATCGATGCCCTGCCGATACCCGATCCGGAGCAGGATCTGGGCTACGTGATGGACGCTGTACGCACCATACGCAGTGCCCTGAATGGCCGTGTGCCGCTGATCGGTTTTTCCGGCAGTCCGTGGACGCTGGCCACTTATATGGTTGAAGGTGGCTCGTCCAAAGACTTTCGCAAGTCTAAGGCACTGCTGTATGACAATCCCCAGGCCATGCACCGCTTGCTCGACAAATTGGCGCAGGCGGTGACCGCCTACCTCAACGGGCAGATCAGGGCAGGTGCCCAGGCCGTGCAGATTTTCGATACCTGGGGCGGCAACCTGTCCTCTGCGGCCTATCAGGAGTTCTCGCTGGCCTACATGCAGAAGATCGTCAGCGGCTTGCTGCGCGAGCACGAAGGGCGCCGGGTGCCGGTGATCCTGTTTACCAAGAACGGCGGACTGTGGCTGGAGTCGATGGCGGATACCGGCGCCGAGGCGCTCGGTCTGGACTGGTCATGCGATATCGGCCAGGCGCGCGCGCGGGTTGGAGACCGGGTGGCCTTGCAGGGCAATATGGACCCGACTGTGCTGTACGCCAAACCGGCGGCTATCCGTAGCGAAGTAGGGCGGATTCTGGCCAGTTACGGGGCCGGCAGCGGTCATGTGTTCAATCTCGGGCATGGCATCACTCCCGAGGTGGATCCGGCCCATGCAGGCGCCTTTATCGAGGCGGTGCACGAGCTTTCAGGGCAATATCATTAA
- the aroK gene encoding shikimate kinase AroK, which produces MQNLILVGPMGAGKSTIGRLLAKELRVPFKDSDKEIEQRTGADIPWIFDVEGESGFREREQAMIAELCALDGVVIATGGGAVLRAANRACLSAGGQVVYLFTSIEQQLGRTSRDRNRPLLQTANPEKVLVELMSVRDPLYREIADMVIETDERPPRMVVQEILERLPDCPVR; this is translated from the coding sequence GTGCAAAATCTGATTCTGGTTGGCCCGATGGGAGCTGGCAAAAGCACCATCGGGCGTTTGCTGGCAAAGGAACTGCGGGTTCCATTCAAGGACTCGGATAAGGAAATTGAGCAACGCACGGGAGCAGATATTCCCTGGATCTTTGACGTTGAAGGTGAGTCGGGATTTCGTGAGCGCGAACAGGCAATGATTGCCGAGTTGTGCGCCTTGGACGGTGTAGTGATTGCAACCGGCGGTGGTGCCGTTTTGCGAGCAGCCAACAGGGCGTGCCTAAGCGCTGGCGGTCAGGTGGTTTATCTGTTCACTTCGATTGAGCAGCAGTTGGGGCGGACTTCCCGTGATCGCAACAGGCCGCTGCTGCAGACAGCCAATCCTGAAAAGGTTCTGGTGGAGTTGATGTCGGTTCGTGATCCTCTCTATCGGGAAATAGCTGACATGGTCATTGAGACTGACGAGCGCCCTCCGCGGATGGTCGTTCAGGAGATTCTGGAACGATTACCTGATTGTCCGGTCCGGTAA